A genomic region of Trichothermofontia sichuanensis B231 contains the following coding sequences:
- a CDS encoding inositol monophosphatase family protein — MDEFWKRVLNLAEATTTQVGEQLLADFGQVQATQKADGSLVTRSDQWADQVIREAIATVFPDHGVLTEELAHTFPTGDWCWIVDPLDGTTNFARGIPLWGISLGLLYQGTPVFGYVALPPIRQIFYGFWPGSSGLDLTPAAYLNQRMIRSRDDLWKGEPLINTHTHFFNLCTRSTAVLAQGFPCKIRMLGVASYNLLMVAAGISLGGVEATPKIWDIAGVWPIAQAAGTVWVPLHTDRLFPLVPHTDYGQRAYPTLLVSHPNLVSVFLPLVQPLRQREVSGEPAIGTPAPKSP, encoded by the coding sequence ATGGATGAATTTTGGAAGCGTGTTCTGAATTTGGCAGAAGCGACCACTACTCAAGTGGGGGAACAACTGCTGGCGGATTTTGGTCAGGTCCAGGCCACCCAAAAGGCGGATGGGAGTTTGGTGACTCGTTCCGATCAATGGGCGGATCAAGTGATTCGCGAAGCGATCGCGACGGTTTTTCCGGATCATGGGGTCCTAACCGAAGAGTTAGCCCACACCTTTCCTACCGGTGACTGGTGCTGGATTGTTGACCCCCTGGATGGGACCACGAATTTCGCCAGGGGGATTCCCCTTTGGGGCATTTCCCTCGGTCTGCTCTACCAAGGGACGCCTGTCTTTGGCTATGTGGCACTTCCCCCCATTCGGCAAATCTTCTACGGCTTTTGGCCCGGTAGCTCTGGCCTTGACCTCACACCCGCAGCTTACCTCAATCAGCGAATGATCCGCAGCAGAGATGATCTGTGGAAAGGGGAACCCCTGATTAACACCCACACCCATTTCTTTAACCTCTGCACCCGTAGTACTGCCGTATTGGCGCAGGGGTTTCCCTGTAAGATCCGGATGTTGGGTGTTGCCAGCTATAACCTGCTGATGGTAGCAGCGGGAATCTCCCTAGGCGGTGTGGAAGCAACGCCGAAAATCTGGGATATTGCTGGGGTGTGGCCGATCGCCCAGGCAGCAGGGACCGTTTGGGTCCCTCTCCATACTGATCGTCTATTTCCCCTGGTTCCCCATACGGATTACGGTCAGCGGGCCTATCCCACCCTCCTAGTCAGCCACCCTAATTTAGTTTCTGTCTTTTTGCCGCTAGTACAGCCCCTTCGCCAGCGTGAAGTGTCTGGCGAACCGGCGATAGGAACACCTGCGCCCAAGTCTCCCTAG
- a CDS encoding exosortase-dependent surface protein XDP2: protein MESIVAEDGMLFTDFVLVETARILTNPAYTGGNSGAASADRGDEADGIAVEDPTAAHIVASLGNLNLNNIIDTEDQGYFTIDLGFAQAVNYLFVWERGQNSRLGLQALDAQNNPIGQFLELFSGDFASAGFSIDTTEIAGPQPVGSRGIRVSEFGITDPITGIRVSAQPHYNGPDFKVVGASEGVPEPTTMLGLALAGAGLVYSRRRRLVQP from the coding sequence CTGGAGTCTATTGTTGCCGAGGATGGGATGCTGTTTACAGATTTTGTCCTCGTTGAAACTGCTCGGATTCTGACAAACCCAGCATACACGGGGGGCAATAGTGGTGCCGCGAGTGCTGATCGCGGGGACGAAGCCGATGGCATTGCGGTCGAAGATCCGACAGCGGCTCATATTGTTGCGAGTTTAGGCAACCTGAATCTGAATAACATTATTGATACGGAGGATCAAGGGTACTTCACGATCGACCTAGGGTTTGCCCAAGCTGTCAACTATCTCTTCGTCTGGGAGCGGGGCCAAAATAGCCGGTTAGGTCTCCAAGCCCTGGATGCTCAGAACAACCCGATCGGTCAGTTCCTAGAACTATTTAGTGGTGACTTTGCGAGTGCTGGCTTCAGCATTGATACAACCGAGATTGCGGGACCACAACCCGTTGGTTCACGGGGGATTCGTGTCTCAGAGTTCGGTATTACCGATCCCATCACAGGGATTCGGGTTTCGGCCCAACCCCACTATAATGGTCCAGATTTCAAAGTTGTCGGGGCTTCGGAGGGGGTCCCTGAACCCACAACGATGTTAGGACTGGCTTTAGCAGGAGCAGGCTTAGTCTATAGTCGTCGCCGTCGGCTAGTGCAACCCTAA
- a CDS encoding HrcA family transcriptional regulator encodes MAVRVNLTSRQQQVLWATVRHYIATAEPVGSKALTEEFDFRVSPATIRNAMGVLEKAGLLYQPHTSAGRVPSDSGYRIYVDQLLTPSEELEQQVYTALSQQLGRQTMSLEALLWGAAHLLARLSGYITLITLPQTSTATIRHLQLVQVDPGQIMLIVVTDIYETQSVLIDLQRYANGMAQLSGSTSPAPRYRSLPPFEWDDPEAIEHELKILSNFLNQRWRGQPLTTLSTINPEELDQEFAQYADFLRMLVSHLKSLAHSWTVPPVLVAGVSEVLRQPEFAELEQVQTLMQLLEEHQEQLSPLIFEASEDPLPGSRVTVRIGAENPLESIRTCALVSSTYYRGLTPVGSVTVLGPTRMVYETAIAAVEAGANYLSESLR; translated from the coding sequence ATGGCTGTGCGTGTAAATCTGACCAGTCGGCAACAACAAGTCCTCTGGGCAACCGTACGACATTATATTGCGACTGCGGAGCCAGTGGGATCAAAGGCGCTCACGGAGGAATTTGACTTCCGAGTGAGTCCGGCAACGATTCGCAATGCGATGGGGGTGCTGGAAAAGGCCGGCTTGTTATACCAACCCCATACCTCCGCTGGACGGGTCCCCTCGGACTCGGGCTATCGGATTTATGTCGATCAACTCCTCACGCCCTCCGAGGAATTGGAGCAGCAGGTGTATACCGCCCTGTCGCAGCAATTGGGACGGCAGACCATGAGTCTGGAGGCGTTACTATGGGGTGCAGCCCATCTGCTGGCCCGCTTAAGTGGATATATTACGCTGATCACGCTGCCCCAAACCTCGACGGCTACGATTCGTCACCTGCAATTAGTCCAGGTTGATCCGGGGCAAATCATGCTGATTGTGGTCACCGATATCTATGAAACGCAATCGGTGTTGATCGATTTGCAGCGATATGCTAATGGGATGGCCCAGCTATCGGGTTCAACGTCCCCCGCCCCTAGATATCGATCGTTACCGCCGTTCGAGTGGGATGATCCCGAAGCGATCGAGCATGAACTCAAAATCCTGTCGAATTTTCTGAATCAGCGCTGGCGGGGCCAGCCGTTGACCACACTGAGTACGATCAATCCTGAGGAATTGGATCAGGAGTTTGCCCAGTATGCGGATTTCTTGCGGATGCTGGTATCCCACCTGAAGTCCCTTGCCCACTCCTGGACAGTTCCCCCTGTTTTGGTTGCAGGAGTTTCGGAGGTATTGCGGCAACCAGAGTTTGCTGAGCTAGAGCAGGTACAAACCCTGATGCAATTGTTGGAAGAGCACCAGGAGCAATTGTCGCCACTGATTTTTGAAGCCTCGGAGGACCCGCTGCCGGGCAGCCGCGTCACGGTCCGTATTGGGGCAGAAAATCCCCTGGAATCCATTCGGACCTGTGCGCTGGTGTCGTCTACCTATTATCGTGGCTTAACGCCAGTGGGGAGTGTTACCGTCCTAGGTCCCACGCGGATGGTCTATGAAACAGCGATCGCGGCAGTAGAAGCGGGGGCCAATTACCTATCGGAGTCACTGCGTTAG
- a CDS encoding BCD family MFS transporter, with the protein MTSKLPDETSKLPSKLPNDAPIASASSVLPAGSPPPTLGIVTMLRLGLFQMGLGMMSLLTLGVLNRIMIAELGIPAVVAASTIAVHQFMAPARVWFGQLSDAKPFLGYHRTGYIWVGALCFVAAAFLALQVSWQLGSSLETQGWSLQTYGLVGVLAAIFGFYGLALSASSTPFAALLVDVSEENNRSKLVGVVWSMLMVGIIIGAIISSILLKQLELGAAIATVQASLNRLFSTILLLVLGLIAVGTIGVEKTFSRYRSRSSIADREESVTLGRAIRVLTASRQTALFFTFLLVMTISLFMQEPILEPYAAKVFQMPVAETTRLNAFWGLGTLVGLSTTGFLVVPHLGKQQTTRLGCFAVSGCFVLILLAGFSHEVSLLLAALLLFGLASGITTTGAISMMLDLTIAETAGTFIGAWGLSQAIARGVATVLGGSVQTLMEQWIALPLVSYGAVFVLQAIGMLIAVGFLQKVNVQEFRQNAKQAITTILESELD; encoded by the coding sequence ATGACGTCTAAGCTCCCTGATGAGACCTCTAAACTCCCTTCTAAACTCCCTAACGACGCGCCGATCGCGTCCGCCTCATCTGTCCTCCCCGCGGGTTCCCCACCGCCAACACTGGGCATTGTTACCATGCTGCGCCTCGGCCTGTTTCAAATGGGCCTGGGGATGATGTCGCTCCTTACCCTAGGGGTTCTGAACCGGATCATGATTGCCGAGTTGGGCATTCCGGCAGTGGTGGCGGCCAGCACGATCGCGGTTCACCAGTTTATGGCTCCGGCCCGGGTTTGGTTTGGGCAACTGTCCGATGCCAAACCCTTTCTGGGCTATCACCGGACAGGCTATATCTGGGTTGGTGCCCTCTGTTTCGTAGCTGCTGCCTTCCTGGCCCTACAAGTCAGTTGGCAGTTGGGCAGCAGTCTGGAAACCCAGGGTTGGTCCCTCCAGACCTATGGGTTAGTGGGGGTGTTAGCAGCCATCTTTGGTTTCTACGGTCTTGCCCTCAGTGCCAGTTCCACCCCTTTTGCAGCCCTGCTTGTGGATGTGTCGGAAGAGAATAATCGCTCGAAACTGGTCGGTGTTGTCTGGTCGATGCTGATGGTGGGCATTATTATCGGGGCGATCATCAGTAGTATCCTCCTCAAACAATTGGAACTAGGGGCCGCGATCGCCACGGTACAAGCCTCCCTTAACCGTCTTTTCTCAACGATTTTGCTCCTAGTGCTAGGCTTAATTGCCGTGGGCACGATCGGTGTCGAAAAAACGTTTTCCCGTTATCGCTCGCGATCGAGTATCGCCGATCGGGAAGAAAGCGTTACCCTGGGGCGTGCGATTCGAGTCCTCACGGCATCCCGGCAGACAGCACTCTTCTTCACCTTCCTGCTGGTCATGACCATTAGCCTGTTTATGCAGGAACCCATTTTGGAACCCTATGCTGCTAAAGTATTCCAGATGCCGGTGGCAGAGACCACGCGGTTAAATGCCTTTTGGGGACTGGGGACGTTGGTTGGCCTCAGTACCACCGGGTTTCTGGTCGTGCCCCATTTAGGCAAGCAACAGACAACTCGCCTCGGCTGTTTCGCCGTTTCGGGGTGTTTTGTCCTCATCCTGTTGGCGGGCTTCAGTCACGAGGTGTCCCTGTTGTTAGCAGCCCTGTTGCTGTTTGGCTTGGCCTCTGGTATCACAACCACCGGTGCGATTAGCATGATGTTGGATCTGACGATCGCGGAAACTGCCGGGACCTTCATTGGGGCGTGGGGGTTGTCCCAGGCGATCGCCCGTGGGGTGGCCACTGTGCTGGGGGGCAGCGTACAAACCCTTATGGAGCAATGGATTGCCCTACCGCTGGTGTCCTACGGAGCCGTGTTTGTTCTCCAGGCAATTGGCATGTTGATCGCTGTCGGGTTCTTGCAAAAGGTGAATGTACAGGAGTTTCGCCAGAACGCGAAGCAGGCCATTACGACGATCCTGGAGAGTGAACTCGATTAG
- a CDS encoding HEAT repeat domain-containing protein, which produces MHDDDERLVLDPDAVLGSPLDDLEAIDADTTPKPDPEAMLQLLDSPDPQQRMLAARAFCDIQDERAIPQLIHLLRDRCPLVRVSAAYALGRNPSITAVDALIAQLADWNGYVRKGVVWALGNCHDERSLLPLIDALKTDIAAVRLWAASALGQMAAVGYEATIAAIPPLIEALRRDPAAVVRSNCAWSLGQLCRELPSNVVYATAVDALIETLVEDPDLGVQADAKASLLKIGDSRALQMIETLEQEGFL; this is translated from the coding sequence ATGCACGATGATGACGAGCGACTAGTTCTGGACCCGGACGCCGTTCTGGGTAGCCCCCTGGATGACTTGGAGGCGATCGATGCTGATACGACGCCCAAGCCCGATCCAGAGGCCATGTTGCAATTGCTTGACTCCCCCGACCCCCAGCAACGCATGTTAGCCGCCCGCGCCTTCTGCGATATTCAAGATGAACGGGCGATTCCCCAACTAATCCACCTTCTGCGCGATCGCTGTCCCCTTGTGCGGGTAAGTGCCGCCTATGCCCTGGGACGCAACCCCAGCATCACGGCAGTAGACGCTCTGATTGCCCAACTCGCGGACTGGAATGGGTATGTCCGCAAAGGCGTTGTCTGGGCATTGGGAAATTGCCACGACGAACGATCGTTACTCCCGCTGATTGATGCCCTCAAGACTGATATTGCAGCAGTACGCCTCTGGGCCGCCAGTGCTCTGGGGCAGATGGCCGCAGTCGGCTATGAGGCAACGATCGCCGCAATCCCCCCCCTGATTGAAGCCCTCCGCCGCGATCCGGCAGCCGTGGTACGCAGTAATTGTGCTTGGTCTCTGGGCCAACTGTGCCGTGAACTCCCCTCGAACGTGGTCTATGCCACAGCCGTAGATGCCCTGATTGAAACCCTCGTCGAAGATCCCGATCTGGGCGTCCAGGCCGATGCCAAAGCCTCCCTCCTTAAAATCGGTGATTCCCGGGCACTCCAGATGATCGAAACGCTGGAACAGGAAGGATTTTTATAA
- a CDS encoding glycosyltransferase has protein sequence MMATLCLNMIVKNEAKIITRALSSVKNYIDYWVICDTGSTDGTDKIIERFFQENNIPGELYHHRWQNFGFNRTLALQHAKNKAEYILLMDTDMVLVVDDPAFKEKLIDDVYLVYQGTDFTYANVRILKSTLDAEYRGVTHEYLYVPNVRRTTLTGIRFIEYCDGGNRPEKLQRDVQLLKVGLKIEPENERYWFYLGQTYKDLKQYDKAIFCYKKRLELGIAFKEKQWQEEMYYSLYMLGRCYQEIKNWAAALAYYLEAYEYYPKRSESIYEITQYYRSLKKHKLAYKFAQWGAAIPYPHDDILFVSRDVYNYKFLYELSILFYYSGEKDKGYLLSELLIHDRERGVNDTTRFNVHANLLFYIESLESYLQPIEAQQPCITFQHLTAQKVKDTNKLINPSILFDPAENRYLLNVREVNYIYDLERNLHIPDGDAAITHNHLLEISADHIANLETLYKSGSPLVREYFITEPQDATIVKTYPSLVIGYEDMRLLKIQGELWGLAAARMTNEKNLNEMVICRLNHQARTPASTRHDAENQPRIDTNKVLILRGYEEEKHQKNWMPFCFKDELYLIYQMEPLTILKPNLETGYCDRVHESRIELNLGQYRGGSQLIEYEAGYLTLVHEVIWQNNRRYYCHRFVYLKHQQPIEDCQYPQLEVAEISPLFYFKEKSVEYVCGLSMTPDRQSLLISFGVNDREAYLATLPTRSLPHLLTLRHQIATYPVCPPAAIN, from the coding sequence ATGATGGCGACGCTATGCTTAAATATGATCGTTAAGAACGAAGCCAAAATTATTACGCGAGCGCTGTCATCAGTTAAAAATTATATTGACTACTGGGTCATTTGTGATACCGGATCAACAGATGGGACGGATAAGATTATCGAGCGATTCTTCCAGGAAAATAATATTCCTGGAGAGCTCTATCATCATCGCTGGCAAAACTTTGGCTTCAATCGCACCCTAGCTCTCCAACATGCGAAAAATAAAGCCGAGTATATCCTGCTAATGGATACCGATATGGTTCTAGTTGTCGATGATCCAGCTTTTAAGGAAAAGTTAATCGATGATGTTTACCTAGTCTACCAAGGTACAGATTTCACCTATGCTAATGTTCGCATTCTCAAAAGCACCCTCGATGCTGAATATCGAGGGGTAACCCATGAATATTTATATGTTCCCAATGTCCGGAGAACTACACTCACTGGGATCAGATTTATTGAGTATTGTGATGGAGGAAATCGCCCAGAGAAATTGCAACGAGATGTCCAACTTCTCAAAGTAGGCTTGAAAATAGAGCCAGAAAATGAGAGATATTGGTTTTATCTTGGTCAAACCTATAAAGACTTGAAACAGTATGATAAAGCTATTTTCTGTTATAAAAAACGATTAGAATTAGGGATTGCATTCAAGGAGAAACAATGGCAAGAAGAAATGTACTATTCTCTCTATATGCTAGGTCGCTGCTACCAAGAGATTAAAAATTGGGCTGCGGCTCTTGCCTATTACTTGGAAGCCTATGAATACTATCCAAAACGATCCGAATCGATTTATGAAATTACCCAGTACTATCGTAGTCTTAAAAAGCATAAACTAGCCTATAAGTTTGCTCAATGGGGGGCCGCCATACCCTATCCCCACGATGATATTCTCTTTGTCAGTCGCGATGTTTATAATTACAAATTCCTATATGAATTAAGTATCCTTTTTTACTACTCTGGTGAGAAAGATAAAGGTTATTTGCTATCGGAACTATTAATTCACGATCGCGAGCGGGGTGTCAATGACACAACCCGCTTTAATGTCCATGCAAATCTATTGTTCTATATTGAATCCCTGGAAAGCTATCTTCAACCGATTGAGGCGCAACAACCCTGCATTACTTTCCAACACTTGACAGCTCAGAAAGTCAAAGACACCAATAAACTTATTAACCCTTCTATTCTTTTCGACCCAGCAGAAAACCGATACCTCCTTAACGTTCGCGAGGTCAACTATATCTACGACTTAGAAAGAAACCTACACATCCCCGATGGTGATGCGGCCATTACCCATAACCATTTACTAGAGATCAGTGCGGATCACATTGCTAATCTAGAAACCTTATACAAATCTGGAAGTCCCCTAGTTCGAGAATATTTCATCACCGAACCTCAAGATGCAACCATTGTCAAGACTTATCCTAGCCTTGTCATTGGTTATGAAGACATGCGACTCCTCAAAATCCAGGGAGAATTGTGGGGACTAGCGGCGGCACGGATGACCAATGAGAAGAACCTAAATGAAATGGTTATTTGTCGGCTTAACCACCAGGCCAGGACCCCTGCTAGCACTCGCCATGATGCTGAAAATCAACCTCGCATTGATACTAACAAGGTCTTGATCCTCAGAGGGTATGAGGAAGAAAAACATCAAAAGAACTGGATGCCCTTTTGCTTCAAAGATGAACTCTATTTGATTTATCAAATGGAACCCTTAACTATCTTGAAGCCCAACCTAGAAACGGGTTATTGCGATCGCGTCCACGAAAGTCGAATCGAACTCAATCTGGGTCAATATCGAGGCGGGAGCCAACTTATTGAGTATGAGGCCGGCTACTTAACCCTCGTCCACGAAGTGATTTGGCAAAATAATCGACGCTATTATTGTCACCGTTTTGTGTATCTCAAACATCAACAACCGATTGAAGACTGTCAATATCCCCAATTAGAGGTTGCTGAAATTTCCCCTCTCTTCTACTTTAAGGAGAAATCCGTTGAATATGTCTGCGGGCTGAGCATGACCCCCGATCGCCAATCCCTGCTCATTAGCTTTGGCGTCAACGATCGTGAAGCCTATCTCGCCACCCTGCCCACGCGATCGCTCCCACACCTGCTTACCCTACGGCACCAGATTGCAACTTACCCCGTCTGTCCACCAGCGGCGATCAACTAG
- a CDS encoding calcium-binding protein → MLTVNFIGTEGTDVFLGTPFNDNAVGGPAPDQLAGGLGRDSLLGDGGNDILMGGEGDDALYGGFGDDLLIGGPGADFFEGSFGRDLFVVGEGNEPGTVGAPTAAAADFIGDFTPGEDRIVLPEGLNFDAVDIVQLENGNTAIRDRASGNFLVVLQGEVSLGADDFLTPNEIFTFRAEGIGGPTGPTGPQGPEGPPGPGGQGIPGPTGPTGPTGPIGPTGPAPDDVRG, encoded by the coding sequence ATGCTAACGGTTAATTTCATCGGCACTGAAGGGACAGATGTGTTTCTCGGCACGCCATTTAATGATAATGCCGTGGGCGGTCCAGCACCGGATCAGCTAGCGGGTGGGCTGGGCAGGGATAGCCTATTGGGTGACGGGGGCAACGATATTCTGATGGGCGGGGAAGGAGATGATGCCCTCTATGGTGGCTTTGGCGATGATCTGTTGATTGGCGGTCCGGGGGCCGACTTCTTTGAAGGCAGTTTTGGTCGCGATCTGTTTGTGGTGGGTGAAGGCAACGAACCGGGTACGGTGGGTGCTCCCACGGCAGCAGCGGCAGATTTCATTGGCGACTTTACCCCTGGCGAAGATCGGATTGTCTTACCGGAAGGGTTGAATTTTGATGCCGTTGACATTGTGCAACTGGAAAACGGTAATACCGCCATTCGCGATCGTGCTTCGGGTAATTTCCTGGTCGTTCTCCAGGGTGAGGTTTCCCTCGGTGCCGATGATTTCCTCACTCCCAACGAAATCTTTACCTTTAGAGCCGAAGGCATTGGAGGTCCCACCGGTCCCACTGGCCCGCAAGGACCGGAAGGACCACCCGGCCCCGGCGGTCAAGGAATTCCCGGTCCCACTGGACCGACTGGACCGACTGGACCCATTGGCCCCACTGGACCCGCCCCTGATGATGTGAGGGGATAA